From a region of the Candidatus Poribacteria bacterium genome:
- a CDS encoding PorV/PorQ family protein has translation MVKLSAIYLCVLATCFIGLPAGYAADEGAHAAEFLSHGVGARALGMGGAFVAVADDATATYWNPAGLTRVKKHSFSAMYSDTFSTGDGGWLSRGLVTYNFVNYVYQIEDIGSIGLSWIRLGVDDIPRTTFIDVNNNGFLGDFQDKNGNGIKEDGEPYIDKPEVAEYFSNTDNALLISYARQVHSMVSVGGNLKLLNQSIFQNSGTGFGIDIGLIAEPYKGLRVGAMLLDATGTQVRWDTADKPTFTRTRRLRFGTAYHFAVPRLGKGAIGADFETDQADLEIGGTGGGLVLRVGAEYWLFNTLALRGGWNGHGLSAGAGLRLRVNAMSFFINYAFNTHTLGGSQRISVSGEF, from the coding sequence ATGGTAAAATTATCAGCAATCTACTTATGCGTGCTGGCAACCTGTTTCATTGGGCTTCCAGCCGGATACGCAGCTGACGAGGGCGCACATGCCGCCGAATTTCTCAGCCACGGCGTTGGTGCCCGTGCTTTGGGAATGGGCGGCGCATTCGTTGCCGTCGCCGATGACGCAACCGCGACTTACTGGAACCCCGCGGGGCTGACCAGGGTCAAGAAACACAGTTTCTCAGCAATGTATTCCGATACCTTTAGCACCGGAGACGGGGGGTGGCTCAGCAGAGGGTTAGTTACCTACAACTTCGTCAACTACGTCTATCAAATCGAGGATATCGGCAGTATCGGTCTGAGTTGGATCCGACTCGGCGTTGATGATATACCGCGCACGACTTTCATTGATGTCAATAACAACGGGTTCCTCGGCGATTTTCAGGATAAAAATGGCAACGGTATCAAAGAAGATGGCGAACCGTATATCGACAAACCCGAAGTTGCCGAGTATTTCAGCAATACCGATAACGCCTTACTCATCTCTTATGCCCGTCAAGTCCACTCCATGGTATCTGTCGGAGGCAACCTCAAACTCCTCAATCAATCCATTTTTCAGAACAGTGGAACCGGTTTTGGTATTGACATTGGCCTGATTGCGGAACCTTACAAGGGTTTACGAGTTGGCGCGATGTTATTAGATGCAACGGGCACGCAAGTCCGTTGGGATACTGCCGACAAACCGACCTTCACTCGCACGCGTCGACTGCGATTCGGCACAGCATACCACTTTGCCGTTCCACGCCTCGGTAAAGGGGCTATTGGGGCGGATTTTGAAACCGACCAAGCCGATCTGGAAATAGGCGGGACTGGCGGTGGGCTTGTCTTACGCGTCGGGGCAGAATATTGGCTCTTCAATACCCTCGCACTCCGTGGCGGCTGGAATGGACATGGACTCTCTGCAGGTGCTGGACTCCGCTTGCGGGTAAATGCTATGTCATTTTTTATCAACTACGCCTTCAATACCCACACCCTCGGTGGCTCACAACGCATCTCCGTCTCTGGGGAATTCTAA
- a CDS encoding sigma-70 family RNA polymerase sigma factor yields MEQENNVQLIRKILAGDDTAFSALVEKYQKSIHALVWRKIDDFHIAEELTQDTFLNAYKNLSTLKDPSQFAGWLYVIANRLCINWIQRNKSKMQSLASTPLEEIEYSSYNHYVLAQREVEATERRHHLVKTLLEKLPESERTVITLYYLGGMKSKDISKFLGVSVNTVTSRLQRARKRLAQEEELLVQEVLGGVHISTGLTQNIMRHVAEMKPTPPPTGKPLLPWMAFGTATVLVFLLMLGMSNQYLLRFQKPYSFEALSEPTIEIIDTPITLAIDSKPAVRTQAGRDVPLSENTGAGLQASENVLAPNTQNNSFRSSTSPWTQASGPQGSPVFEIFATSGGTVYATTPTNIYRLTTDAAAWTPINIDTPIRGFGMPMTEHKGVLYIVYPDQVLTSIDNGETWNALAPRPKGHAVGLVITDETEENSSQDHVSMYLALRDNGIFHSINGGKQWTPLNEGLSVKRIYAVAAVGNTVFAGTNEGLYRLNSGVWEQLPVEIYNAVHSLAVIENNLYAGMGSDPFVLGLPKADGKYTVQIVNKDNTPLWKIFHSTDLGASWTEITPKDEFSVMRAPRGVKILASGKRLLVSDAVLSFRSNDRGQTWTNLGFDRNAITQNIFPAVAVNENTFYRAGEFGIHRTTDAGASWHPFMNGILGTRMESLIGLNDRLFVHTGSDIVQSTDGGESWKSIHIDSNEQTFESTEQELSHINFSYNSQMIGAGGDLYGIVPEKYNLRVFRLSVEGDVLTPIQEVTAFQGAMLSNELVAAIAEAEEIYLPDDIERDPKLTNALSYIVSFAKVGGFAVSGETFYIEHQRSLFKWKPGDPKWINTGLIDLGKQSSEDLRKGFKLAVSGETVYVGKRAGRLFQSLDEGNSWKDITSRLPLHFSYFNEILFVGSTVYVATDTGVLSSQNGESWRVLTDGMGKHIVVDRFAVDGTTVYSAGDTGLYRLDTGGRWEQISPSVPDKVISLVINKDRLYIATQQHGIFHSPLPEEYRNELSQRWDDPKNEQ; encoded by the coding sequence ATGGAACAAGAAAACAATGTTCAATTAATCAGAAAAATTTTGGCAGGTGATGATACGGCCTTCAGTGCTTTAGTCGAAAAGTACCAGAAGAGTATCCATGCACTCGTGTGGCGAAAGATTGATGATTTTCACATTGCTGAAGAGCTTACGCAAGATACCTTCCTCAACGCATACAAAAACCTGTCAACCCTAAAGGATCCGAGTCAGTTCGCTGGGTGGCTGTATGTGATAGCAAACAGGCTCTGCATTAATTGGATTCAACGGAACAAATCCAAGATGCAGTCGCTGGCATCCACCCCACTGGAAGAAATCGAATACTCCTCTTACAACCATTACGTGTTAGCGCAGCGAGAGGTAGAAGCGACGGAGCGTCGCCATCACCTCGTAAAAACACTCTTGGAGAAGCTGCCAGAGAGCGAACGCACGGTGATAACGCTCTACTATCTCGGTGGAATGAAGTCCAAGGATATTAGCAAATTTTTAGGTGTGTCCGTGAACACAGTTACGAGCCGCCTTCAGCGCGCGAGAAAGCGTTTAGCACAGGAAGAGGAACTCCTGGTTCAGGAGGTTCTCGGTGGTGTTCATATATCCACGGGTTTAACGCAGAACATCATGCGTCACGTCGCTGAGATGAAACCGACACCGCCTCCGACTGGGAAACCTTTGCTCCCGTGGATGGCTTTTGGAACAGCAACAGTATTGGTATTCCTGCTGATGCTGGGTATGAGCAATCAATACCTTCTCCGTTTTCAAAAGCCGTATAGTTTTGAAGCACTCTCTGAACCGACGATCGAAATCATTGATACACCCATTACGCTTGCTATCGATTCAAAACCGGCGGTGCGAACGCAGGCTGGCAGGGATGTTCCTCTGAGTGAAAATACGGGGGCAGGCCTACAGGCTTCTGAGAATGTCTTGGCACCAAACACGCAGAATAATTCGTTCAGATCCTCTACCTCACCATGGACACAAGCAAGTGGACCACAAGGCAGCCCTGTATTTGAAATCTTTGCTACATCTGGCGGCACAGTCTATGCCACTACGCCAACAAATATCTACAGATTGACAACAGATGCGGCTGCATGGACTCCGATCAATATTGACACACCCATCAGGGGGTTCGGGATGCCCATGACTGAGCATAAAGGCGTGCTCTATATCGTCTATCCTGACCAAGTGCTTACTTCAATCGATAATGGAGAGACATGGAACGCTTTAGCTCCGCGGCCAAAAGGACATGCCGTTGGACTCGTCATCACAGATGAAACTGAAGAAAATAGTTCGCAAGATCATGTTTCAATGTATTTGGCTTTACGAGACAATGGCATTTTTCACTCTATAAATGGTGGCAAACAGTGGACACCTTTGAACGAAGGATTGTCAGTCAAACGCATTTATGCAGTCGCTGCAGTTGGAAATACTGTGTTTGCTGGCACAAATGAAGGTCTCTATCGCCTTAATTCGGGTGTGTGGGAGCAGTTGCCAGTGGAGATATACAATGCTGTCCACTCTTTGGCAGTAATAGAAAATAACCTCTATGCTGGAATGGGCTCCGATCCTTTTGTATTAGGACTCCCTAAGGCAGATGGAAAGTATACTGTCCAAATAGTAAATAAAGACAACACACCCCTATGGAAGATTTTCCACTCAACCGATTTAGGAGCATCATGGACTGAGATAACACCTAAAGATGAATTTTCTGTTATGAGGGCACCACGTGGGGTCAAAATCTTGGCTTCTGGTAAGAGACTCTTGGTCTCAGATGCTGTCCTCAGTTTCCGTTCAAATGATAGGGGCCAAACATGGACAAACCTTGGATTCGATAGAAACGCGATCACACAGAATATTTTTCCAGCGGTAGCAGTTAATGAAAATACTTTTTACAGAGCAGGAGAGTTTGGGATTCATCGCACAACCGATGCTGGTGCCTCGTGGCATCCATTTATGAATGGTATCCTAGGGACGAGGATGGAGAGTTTGATAGGGTTGAACGACAGACTCTTCGTGCATACGGGTAGTGATATTGTTCAATCAACTGATGGTGGTGAATCATGGAAAAGTATTCACATTGATAGCAATGAACAGACATTTGAATCAACCGAACAGGAGCTTTCTCACATTAATTTTTCTTATAATTCACAGATGATAGGTGCAGGTGGAGATCTTTATGGGATTGTTCCTGAAAAATACAATCTGCGTGTTTTTCGCCTATCTGTAGAGGGTGATGTACTCACTCCTATTCAAGAAGTAACCGCTTTTCAAGGAGCAATGCTGTCCAATGAACTGGTAGCAGCTATAGCAGAGGCAGAAGAAATCTACTTGCCTGATGATATAGAAAGAGATCCTAAGTTAACAAATGCGTTATCTTATATTGTCTCTTTTGCAAAAGTCGGTGGGTTCGCAGTTAGTGGTGAAACTTTTTACATAGAACATCAACGATCGCTTTTCAAATGGAAACCCGGTGATCCGAAATGGATTAACACAGGACTCATAGACCTCGGCAAACAGTCAAGTGAAGATTTGAGAAAAGGTTTCAAGTTAGCGGTTTCGGGGGAAACTGTCTACGTAGGGAAGCGAGCGGGTCGTCTGTTTCAATCGCTGGATGAGGGGAACAGTTGGAAAGATATTACGTCGCGTCTTCCACTCCACTTTTCCTATTTCAACGAGATTCTCTTTGTGGGTTCAACGGTTTATGTTGCCACGGACACAGGTGTTTTGAGTTCACAGAACGGAGAATCCTGGCGTGTGCTCACCGATGGAATGGGGAAGCATATCGTTGTAGACAGGTTCGCTGTGGACGGCACTACAGTTTATAGTGCTGGCGATACAGGACTCTATCGCTTGGATACGGGTGGACGCTGGGAGCAAATCTCTCCAAGTGTGCCTGATAAAGTGATCTCCCTTGTTATCAATAAGGATAGGCTTTATATTGCGACGCAACAGCACGGGATCTTTCATAGCCCCCTTCCGGAAGAATATCGCAACGAGTTATCTCAAAGATGGGACGATCCAAAGAACGAACAGTAA
- a CDS encoding phosphomannomutase/phosphoglucomutase, whose translation MNCNIFRAYDIRGVFGVDFVPNDFYRIARAFAAHFRPKTVAVGHDVRESSPQLWQKVIEGLIDSGVGVLNLGRISTDMLYFAVAHYQTDGGIIISASHNPAAYNGMKLVGRHATPISSDTGLYDLRDALGSDILFEKQKVSCRECLQPESFLEAYLTHLRSFVNLEQLSRKRIVINANSGLAGQVVERLLAGTPLHICERLFTEPDGTFSQIPAERPDPLRPENRELTTKVVRQTGADLGVAWDADADRCFFFDENGEFIEGCYITALLAGTLLREKGNGIVIFDPRAIWAVESTIIRANGIPLLSRCGHSFIKIHMRETNALFAGEASGHYYFRDNFYADNGMIPFLLILEYLSTNRASLAESVDRLRSEYPVSGEINFSFETCGHIQDALEIIRQTIRSLGNRPCTETPIDGLSVRFLTNPYASAPEHGSWRFNLRESNTEPLLRLNVETIGNEHLLTEQTLKISEKLESLGGKRETKFRWESEQKV comes from the coding sequence ATGAACTGTAATATTTTCCGAGCGTATGATATCCGTGGCGTTTTCGGTGTAGACTTTGTGCCTAACGACTTTTACCGAATTGCCCGCGCCTTCGCGGCTCATTTTCGACCGAAAACCGTCGCAGTGGGGCACGATGTCCGTGAGAGTTCACCGCAGCTATGGCAGAAAGTCATCGAGGGACTTATAGATTCAGGTGTTGGTGTCCTCAATCTGGGTCGAATTTCGACCGATATGCTCTATTTCGCTGTGGCGCACTATCAGACAGACGGGGGGATTATCATCTCAGCCTCTCACAATCCTGCGGCATATAACGGCATGAAACTGGTCGGTCGGCATGCTACTCCAATTTCATCAGACACCGGTCTTTATGATCTCCGCGATGCTCTTGGAAGCGATATTCTATTTGAAAAGCAGAAGGTGTCTTGTCGCGAGTGCCTTCAGCCCGAATCGTTCTTAGAAGCATACCTCACACACCTTCGTTCGTTTGTGAATTTGGAGCAGTTATCCAGAAAGCGGATTGTCATCAATGCGAATAGTGGGCTTGCCGGTCAGGTTGTCGAACGCCTATTAGCGGGGACACCGCTCCATATCTGTGAACGGTTATTCACTGAACCCGATGGCACGTTCTCTCAAATTCCTGCGGAACGTCCCGATCCATTAAGACCGGAGAATCGGGAATTAACGACCAAAGTGGTTAGACAGACAGGGGCGGATTTGGGAGTTGCGTGGGATGCAGATGCCGACAGATGCTTCTTTTTTGATGAAAATGGAGAATTCATTGAGGGCTGCTATATTACAGCGTTACTTGCTGGAACACTTCTGCGGGAAAAAGGAAACGGCATTGTGATTTTTGATCCGCGCGCTATCTGGGCAGTAGAGAGTACCATTATTAGGGCAAATGGTATACCCCTTCTCAGTCGATGTGGACATTCGTTTATCAAAATCCACATGCGTGAAACTAACGCACTTTTTGCTGGAGAGGCGAGCGGGCACTACTATTTCCGAGACAATTTCTATGCCGATAACGGTATGATTCCGTTTCTGCTTATTCTTGAATACCTTAGCACAAACAGAGCATCCCTCGCTGAATCTGTTGATCGGCTCCGATCAGAGTATCCTGTCTCCGGTGAAATCAATTTTTCATTTGAAACCTGTGGGCATATCCAAGATGCCCTCGAAATAATCCGACAAACGATACGTTCTTTGGGAAACCGTCCTTGCACTGAAACACCAATTGACGGTTTATCAGTTAGATTTCTCACAAATCCCTACGCTTCTGCTCCTGAACACGGCAGCTGGCGATTCAATCTCCGAGAATCAAATACCGAACCATTGTTAAGACTCAACGTCGAAACAATCGGTAATGAGCACCTTCTCACTGAACAGACGCTGAAAATTAGTGAGAAACTCGAAAGCCTCGGAGGAAAACGAGAAACAAAGTTCCGATGGGAGTCCGAACAGAAGGTGTAA